One genomic region from Macaca mulatta isolate MMU2019108-1 chromosome 20, T2T-MMU8v2.0, whole genome shotgun sequence encodes:
- the LOC100429233 gene encoding LOW QUALITY PROTEIN: putative uncharacterized protein FLJ45256 (The sequence of the model RefSeq protein was modified relative to this genomic sequence to represent the inferred CDS: deleted 3 bases in 2 codons), which translates to MTHWRLSPLPRMVLECLNLPALFLPRSWDYRRQPPRLANFCILVEMGFCHVGQAGLELLSSSDKAAGLDLPKCWDSRHEPPCSAPLLIFNPYPSTVLSCNCEYNGFFEFRESLQQIVKPERVLGTPRHIFPLPLLSSCFLWSKLKEAPACLLQGSSEHTEIICDLISSSKQFIKKFLSNKPSALHGGDAGENDFLQLITRLQKLLFKSLSTYMCVPIYQHMHACSQLSCLHQNQDEELLYCQN; encoded by the exons ATGACTCACTGGCGACTCAGTCCTCTCCCACGAATGGTACTGGAGTGCTTGAATTTGCCAGCACTTTT cctcccaaggagctgggattacaggcgccagccaccacgcctggctaatttttgtattttagtagagatggggttttgccatgttggccaggctggtctcgaactcctgagctcaagtgacaaGGCTgctggcctcgacctcccaaagtgctgggattccaggcatgagccaccgtgctcggcccctttgctgatttttaatCCATATCCTTCCACTGTATTAAGTTGTAACTGTGAATACAACGGCTTTTTTGAGTTCCGCGAGTCTTTGCAGCAAATCGTCAAACCTGAGCGTGTCTTGGGGACTCCCCGACACATCTTCCcactccctcttctctcttcttgcttCCTCTGGAGTAAACTA AAAGAGGCCCCTGCTTGCCTTTTGCAAGGCAGTTCTGAACACACTGAGATCATTTGTGATCTCATATCCTCTTCTAAGCAATTCATCAAGAAATTTCTTTCAAATAAACCCAGTGCTCTTCATGGAGGTGATGCTGGTGAAAATGACTTTCTCCAGCTTATTACA CGTTTGCAGAAGCTCCTGTTTAAGAGTTTgagcacatatatgtgtgtgcctaTATACCAGCACATGCATGCATGCTCACAGCTGTCATGCCTTCACCAGAACCAGGACGAGGAGTTACTCTATTGCCAGAATTGA